The following coding sequences are from one Triticum aestivum cultivar Chinese Spring chromosome 5A, IWGSC CS RefSeq v2.1, whole genome shotgun sequence window:
- the LOC123105806 gene encoding protein NLP1, which produces MEHPMQRSDEGGLRGSSMRAGMDELDLMEEFLLASPGPDFPEFLHPGGASPSPFSPLFDLGSTITTAPAGGGDDDGEDGDDESRRAWLIQPQEAPASVKERLGRALQGIASRSRGAAGELLVQVWVPTRIGDRQVLTTCGQPFWLDRRSDRLESYRTVSVKYQFSADETSCAELGLPGRVFVGRVPEWTPDVRLFTDNEYPRVRYAQHFDIRGSVAMPVFERRTGACLGVVELVMTTQKINYNAEIDNICNALKEVDLRGSDVSSDPRAQVVDTSYRAIVPEIAHVLKAVCETHKLPLAQTWIPCVCQAKRASRHSDEKYKYCVSTVDEACYVGDPAMTGFHQACSEHHLFRGEGVVGTALGTNEPCFCPDITAYSKVQYPLSHYAKLFGLRAAVAIRLRSVKTGSMDLILEFFLPNNCINSEEQGNMLNSLSNTIQQASCTLRVVGVKELANDGSPETSSPTPPEVCDKPAEILDELASGIDIPARTTSVDASEEVSSWIASLVDVQNNAAQAETDCGLPFGFRKQEDEGFSVTAGWPTSPVLVPEDKSFFPGFKKHEEYEAKGSPFSSDRSLSNSDKAIEKRRTKIEKTVSLQELRKHFAGSLKEAAKNLGVCPTTLKRICRHHGIDRWPSRKIKKVGHSLKKLQMVIDSVHGAEGTVRLSSLYENFTKTTWSERELHGDLSYPASEQKVQLEPSVPDRQCESRFSPHTSGSNSLSPTYSQSSNSSLGCSSDPKPQQQQSSAPQLAVKQEFFMEENQSSTQMKAASHDELQLFTEEKPVTLCRSQSHMLFSEHKPMANMSGMQEAKPDSLKIKAMYGEERCIFRLQPSWGFEKLKEEIAKRFGISREIYDLKYLDDESEWVLLTCDADLLECIDVYKSSSAKTVRISVNPTVQPALRGSFG; this is translated from the exons ATGGAGCATCCGATGCAAAGGAGCGACGAGggcggcctgcgcggcagcagcATGCGTGCCGGCATGGACGAGCTGGATCTCATGGAGGAGTTCCTGCTCGCGTCGCCCGGGCCAGACTTCCCCGAGTTCCTGCACCCCGGCGGCGCGTCGCCGAGCCCCTTCTCCCCGCTCTTTGACCTCGGCAGCACCATCACCACCgccccggccggcggcggcgacgacgacggcgaggacgGGGACGACGAGTCGCGCCGCGCGTGGCTGATCCAGCCGCAGGAGGCGCCGGCGTCGGTGAAGGAGCGGCTGGGGCGCGCGCTGCAGGGCATCGCGTCGCGGTCGCGCGGGGCGGCGGGCGAGCTGCTGGTGCAGGTGTGGGTGCCCACGCGCATCGGCGACCGCCAGGTGCTCACCACCTGCGGCCAGCCCTTCTGGCTCGACCGCCGCAGCGACCGCCTCGAGAGCTACCGCACCGTGTCCGTCAAGTACCAGTTCTCCGCCGACGAGACCTCCTGCGCCGAGCTGGGGCTCCCCGGCCGCGTCTTCGTCGGCCGCGTCCCCGAGTGGACGCCCGACGTgcgcctcttcaccgacaacgagTACCCGCGCGTCCGCTACGCGCAGCACTTCGACATCCGCGGCAGCGTCGCCATGCCGGTCTTCGAGCGCCGCACCGGCGCGTGCCTCGGCGTCGTCGAGCTCGTCATGACCACCCAGAAGATCAACTACAACGCCGAGATCGACAACATTTGCAACGCTCTCAAG GAGGTTGATCTCAGAGGTTCTGATGTTTCAAGCGATCCTCGCGCACAG GTGGTCGATACTTCCTACCGAGCAATTGTACCAGAGATCGCGCATGTTCTCAAAGCTGTTTGTGAGACCCATAAGTTGCCACTGGCCCAGACATGGATACCCTGCGTCTGCCAGGCCAAAAGGGCGAGCCGCCACTCCGACGAAAAATACAAGTACTGTGTCTCCACCGTGGACGAAGCGTGTTATGTCGGCGATCCCGCCATGACTGGCTTTCACCAGGCTTGCTCCGAGCATCATCTGTTCAGGGGTGAGGGTGTTGTCGGCACGGCGCTCGGGACAAATGAGCCATGTTTCTGCCCAGACATTACTGCCTACAGCAAGGTCCAATACCCTCTCTCACATTATGCAAAGCTTTTCGGCCTAAGGGCCGCGGTGGCAATTCGGCTGCGAAGCGTCAAGACCGGGAGTATGGATCTTATCTTGGAATTTTTCTTGCCAAACAACTGCATAAATAGTGAAGAGCAAGGGAACATGCTCAATTCTCTGTCCAATACCATACAACAAGCCTCCTGTACACTGCGAGTTGTCGGCGTGAAAGAACTGGCGAATGATGGATCGCCTGAAACTAGCTCGCCAACCCCACCAGAAGTTTGTGACAAGCCTGCTGAAATCTTGGATGAGCTTGCTAGTGGCATTGATATTCCTGCAAGGACAACATCAGTGGATGCTTCCGAGGAGGTATCTTCATGGATTGCAAGCCTTGTGGATGTTCAGAATAATGCGGCGCAGGCAGAAACAGATTGTGGCCTGCCATTTGGGTTCAGGAAACAAGAGGATGAAGGGTTTAGTGTAACAGCTGGCTGGCCAACTTCACCGGTGCTAGTACCTGAAGATAAAAGTTTCTTTCCAGGGTTTAAGAAGCATGAAGAATATGAGGCCAAGGGTTCACCTTTTTCCAGTGATCGAAGCCTCTCAAACTCAGACAAAGCAATAGAGAAGCGGCGAACTAAAATTGAGAAAACGGTGAGCCTGCAAGAACTCCGGAAGCATTTCGCTGGTAGTTTGAAAGAAGCTGCAAAGAATTTAGGAG TGTGCCCTACTACATTGAAGAGAATATGCAGACATCATGGAATTGATCGTTGGCCATCAAGGAAGATCAAGAAAGTTGGGCACTCTCTAAAGAAATTGCAAATGGTCATTGATTCGGTACATGGAGCTGAAGGAACAGTTCGGCTGAGTTCACTCTATGAGAATTTCACCAAGACTACATGGTCAGAAAGAGAATTGCACGGAGATCTGAGTTATCCAGCATCAGAGCAAAAGGTTCAGCTGGAGCCTTCAGTTCCTGATCGACAGTGCGAGAGCAGATTCAGTCCCCATACCTCTGGCTCTAATTCCCTCTCACCCACCTACAGCCAGAGCTCAAATTCTAGCCTGGGCTGCTCCAGCGATCCAAAGCCTCAACAACAGCAAAGCAGCGCTCCTCAGCTTGCGGTGAAGCAGGAATTTTTCATGGAGGAGAATCAGAGTTCGACACAGATGAAAGCTGCGAGCCACGACGAACTGCAGTTATTTACTGAAGAGAAACCTGTCACCCTTTGTAGGTCTCAGAGTCACATGCTATTCAGTGAACACAAACCAATGGCAAACATGTCAGGCATGCAAGAAGCCAAGCCTGATTCTCTCAAGATAAAAGCCATGTATGGCGAGGAAAGATGCATATTCCGGCTTCAGCCTAGTTGGGGCTTTGAAAAGCTAAAAGAAGAAATCGCAAAGCGGTTCGGCATTTCTCGGGAAATTTATGACCTCAAGTACTTGGATGATGAGTCGGAGTGGGTTCTTTTGACATGTGATGCAGACCTTCTGGAGTGTATCGATGTGTACAAGTCATCAAGTGCTAAAACAGTTAGGATCTCTGTGAACCCTACAGTTCAACCGGCACTCCGTGGTTCCTTCGGTTAA